From a single Ochotona princeps isolate mOchPri1 chromosome 12, mOchPri1.hap1, whole genome shotgun sequence genomic region:
- the SPRY2 gene encoding protein sprouty homolog 2, with product MEARAQSGSGSQPLLQVSRDGGRQRGEPDPRDALSQQVHVLSLDQIRAIRNTNEYTEGPTVVPRLGLKPAPRPSTQHKHERLHGLPEHRQPPRLQHSQVHSSARAPLSRSVSTVSSGSRSSTRTSTSSSSSEQRLLGSSFSSGLVADGIIRVQPKPELKPGELKPLSKEDLGLHAYRCEDCGKCKCKECTYPRPLPSDWICDKQCLCSAQNVIDYGTCVCCVKGLFYHCSNDDEDNCADNPCSCSQSHCCTRWSAMGVMSLFLPCLWCYLPAKGCLKLCQGCYDRVNRPGCRCKNSNTVCCKVPTVPPRNFEKPT from the coding sequence ATGGAGGCCAGAGCTCAGAGTGGCAGTGGGTCGCAGCCCTTGCTGCAGGTGTCCCGTGATGGAGGCAGGCAGCGCGGGGAGCCGGACCCCAGAGATGCCCTCAGCCAGCAAGTCCACGTGTTGTCCCTGGATCAGATCAGAGCCATTCGGAACACCAATGAGTACACAGAAGGGCCCACGGTGGTGCCGAGACTGGGGCTCAAACCTGCTCCTCGCCCCTCCACGCAGCACAAACACGAGAGACTCCATGGCCTGCCTGAGCACCGCCAGCCACCCAGGCTCCAGCACTCACAGGTGCACTCCTCAGCACGGGCCCCTCTGTCCAGGTCCGTTAGCACGGTCAGCTCAGGGTCGCGGAGCAGCACCAGGAcgagcaccagcagcagctcctcagAACAAAGACTGTTGGGCTCCTCCTTCTCCTCGGGGCTGGTTGCTGATGGGATAATCCGAGTGCAGCCCAAGCCTGAGCTCAAACCAGGTGAGCTTAAGCCACTGAGCAAGGAAGATTTGGGCCTGCATGCCTACAGGTGTGAGGACTGTGGCAAGTGCAAGTGTAAGGAGTGCACCTACCCGAGACCCCTGCCATCGGACTGGATCTGCGACAAGCAGTGCCTTTGCTCAGCGCAGAACGTCATTGACTATGGGACCTGTGTGTGCTGCGTGAAAGGTCTTTTCTATCACTGTTCTAACGATGATGAGGACAACTGTGCTGACAACCCCTGTTCTTGCAGCCAGTCTCACTGCTGTACCCGATGGTCAGCCATGGGTGTCATGTCTCTCTTTTTGCCTTGTTTATGGTGTTACCTTCCAGCCAAGGGTTGCCTTAAGTTGTGCCAGGGGTGTTACGACCGGGTGAATAGGCCCGGGTGTCGTTGTAAAAACTCCAACACAGTTTGCTGCAAAGTTCCCACTGTCCCCCCCCGGAACTTTGAAAAGCCAACATAG